Proteins from one Candidatus Methylomirabilota bacterium genomic window:
- the rbsK gene encoding ribokinase has product MPRVCVIGSANLDFTVALPRLPRTGETVSAGTLLVDRGGKGANQAVAARRLGAEVRMIGCVGDDDSGGEIRRALREQGIGVDGIATSSDAATGTALIFVDREGRNQIGVAPGANHRLTVEMARAGQDAIAWAEVLVSQLEVPVPVVRWALETARRHGVPTVLNPAPVQELSDELLSLVTYLTPNAGEVAALTGIEVRDLESGRQAAARLCERGAGTVIITLGEQGALVCDGASAVHFEAFPVEVVDTTGAGDAFNGALAVGLAAGGSLEQVIPLASAAAALTCTRRGAQDALPDRADVERFLQSLRGR; this is encoded by the coding sequence GTGCCCCGCGTCTGCGTGATCGGCTCCGCGAACCTCGACTTCACGGTGGCGCTCCCGCGGCTTCCGCGGACGGGCGAGACGGTCTCGGCGGGTACCCTGCTGGTCGACCGCGGTGGCAAGGGCGCCAACCAGGCGGTGGCGGCGCGACGCCTGGGTGCAGAGGTGCGGATGATCGGCTGCGTCGGCGACGACGACTCCGGCGGCGAGATTCGTCGAGCCCTGCGCGAGCAGGGAATCGGGGTGGACGGCATCGCGACCTCGTCGGACGCCGCGACCGGCACCGCGCTGATCTTCGTGGACCGGGAGGGCCGCAACCAGATCGGGGTCGCCCCGGGGGCCAACCATCGGCTGACCGTCGAGATGGCGCGGGCCGGCCAGGACGCGATCGCGTGGGCCGAGGTGCTGGTGAGCCAGCTGGAGGTCCCGGTGCCGGTGGTGCGCTGGGCGCTCGAGACCGCCCGCCGGCACGGCGTGCCCACCGTGCTCAATCCGGCGCCGGTCCAGGAACTGTCGGACGAGCTCCTCTCACTGGTGACCTACCTCACGCCCAACGCGGGCGAGGTCGCGGCGCTGACCGGCATCGAGGTGCGGGATCTCGAGTCGGGGCGACAGGCGGCCGCGCGCCTGTGCGAGCGCGGCGCGGGGACGGTGATCATCACCCTCGGCGAGCAGGGTGCGCTGGTCTGCGACGGCGCCTCCGCGGTGCACTTCGAGGCGTTCCCGGTGGAGGTGGTGGACACCACCGGCGCGGGCGACGCGTTCAACGGCGCGCTGGCGGTCGGCCTGGCGGCCGGCGGCAGCCTCGAGCAGGTGATCCCGCTGGCCAGCGCCGCTGCCGCGCTCACGTGCACGCGCCGCGGGGCCCAGGACGCGCTGCCCGACCGCGCCGACGTCGAGCGCTTCCTTCAGTCTCTCCGGGGCCGCTGA